One genomic segment of Oncorhynchus nerka isolate Pitt River linkage group LG16, Oner_Uvic_2.0, whole genome shotgun sequence includes these proteins:
- the LOC115144296 gene encoding cytochrome c oxidase assembly factor 3 homolog, mitochondrial — protein sequence MADQKPTVDPEVPFAKRIDPNKEDLTRDEFYFIRQVELAQWKKKSQQLRGRNIATGLAIGAIVMGIYGYTFYSVKQEKIMDELDEEAKVARMGGAKTGAN from the exons ATGGCTGACCAGAAACCGACAGTGGATCCCGAAGTCCCTTTTGCAAAGAGGATAGATCCAAACAAGGAGGATCTTACCAGGGACGAGTTCTACTTTATCAGACAAGTGGAGCTCGCGCAATGGAAGAAGAAATCGCAGCAACTCAGGGGCCGTAATATTGCAACAGGACTTGCTATCGGAGCCATTGTAATGGGTATTT ATGGCTACACGTTTTACTCAGTGAAACAGGAGAAGATTATGGATGAGCTGGATGAGGAGGCCAAGGTCGCGAGGATGGGGGGGGCAAAGACAGGCGCCAACTGA